The region TGATCTTTTTGCCGTCTGTGCTTAAAGTTGCCAAGCACTGGGCCATAAAGCGGCCACCAAAGTCTTTAAAGGCTAAGGTGGGGCCGTGGAACAGTTCAAGCGCGTAGGTGTACTCGTCGATTTTTACCAAAGGCGCGGGAAAGGTAAAAGCGCGCTCCACCATGGCAGCCAGCGTGGATTCTGGAATTTCATCACCAATCAGATGCTTCAATACCGCCACCGAGCGCGGCACTAATGGCAGCTCGAGCAGTGCATCAATGTTCGCGATGGGGGTTAAGTTTTCTGGGAAAAATAAACCCTGACCACGACCTAGGCCTTGCTTAACGGCACCGGCAAAGTCGATGGTTTCCGAATTGTCCTTAATGTTGTACAGCTTCATAGTTCAGTTCCTGTTACTCGAGCACCTTGGGTATCGATTTTGCAAATATGGCAAAACCCATCCTGATTTTGAATAAAGTTGTCGGTCAGCCAGTTTTTCAGCTTCTCGGCTTGGCCTAACTCTTTAAGCACGCAAAATACCGTGGGGCCACTGCCGGAAATACCGGTGGCCAGTGCGCCCATGGCGGCGGCTTGGTCGCGCACCGCATCAAAGCCTGGGATCAACTGCGCACGGTAAGGTTCGGCAATCACGTCTTTCAACATGGCGGCGGCAAGCCCCTCTTGTTGGGTGTGGCAGGCATGCACGAAACCACCCAAACGACGGCCATAAGTTAAGCAGTCTTGACGGCGATATTGAGCAGGCAAAATGCTGCGCGCCGCAGACGTAGAAACATTAATACCGGGATAACAGAGCACCCAGTACCAATCATCAAAGCTCGGCAGCGTTTGGCTCACTATGCCCGCTTCGTCTACCACTAATTGCAGGCCACCAAAATGACAAGGGGCCACGTTATCGTAATGTAAAGAGCCGGAGATCTGCCCTTCTAGCTCGCCCATTAGCAGCATTAACTCATGCTCACTAAGAGGAGTATCGTAAAAGGCATTCAGCGCCACAAAGGCCGCGACTATGCTGGTGGCACTGGAGCCTAAACCAGAGCCGACGGGCATGCTTTTTTCCAGCGTCATCTTCAGCTTTTTGCTGGCCACGCCTTTGTCGGCAATCGCTTCTTCAAAGGCCACATAGCAGTCGTAAACGATGTTTTGGGTAAAATCATCAGGCAGCTTATGGGCATAAGCGCCCACGGTGTTGAGAGTAAACTCGCCATCCGTGTCACCTACCCAAACGCGGTCACCCAACATAGTGCCGTCTACAGGGGCCATGGCGGCCCCTAATACGTCAAAACCGACGCTGACGTTGGCGGTAGAGGCAGGGGCAAAGGCAACTACACTCATTTAAATCTCCTGCTTCCAGTTATGGGTACGTAATAAATCGGCAAATACGCCAGCGGCGGTGACATCGGCACCGGCACCATAGCCACGCAGTACCAGCGGGATAGGCTGGTAATATTGGGTGTAGAATGCCAGCGCGTTTTCACCGTCTTTTACTTTGAACAGCGGATCATCGCCGTCTACGGCCTTAATGGCAACCTTGCAGTGACCATTTTCAATTTCGCCCACATAACGCAACACTTTGCCTTCGGCGGCTGACTCAGAGACCAACTTTTCGAAATAGGCGTTAGCTTCTGGCAGACGCGCCATAAAGGTTTCAATATCGCCGCTGTCGTCAAACTCGGGCGGCAAGCTGGCTTCCACTTCAATGTCGGTTAAGTCCAACTGCATGCCGGCTTCACGGGCCAAGATCAACAGCTTGCGCGCTACATCCATGCCGCTTAAGTCATCACGGGGATCCGGCTCGGTAAAGCCATTTTCGCGGGCGATGCGAGTGGCATCGGCAAAGCTCATGCCTTCATCTAACTTACCGAAGATGTAAGACATGGAGCCGGACAAAA is a window of Oceanisphaera sp. IT1-181 DNA encoding:
- the thrB gene encoding homoserine kinase; its protein translation is MSVVAFAPASTANVSVGFDVLGAAMAPVDGTMLGDRVWVGDTDGEFTLNTVGAYAHKLPDDFTQNIVYDCYVAFEEAIADKGVASKKLKMTLEKSMPVGSGLGSSATSIVAAFVALNAFYDTPLSEHELMLLMGELEGQISGSLHYDNVAPCHFGGLQLVVDEAGIVSQTLPSFDDWYWVLCYPGINVSTSAARSILPAQYRRQDCLTYGRRLGGFVHACHTQQEGLAAAMLKDVIAEPYRAQLIPGFDAVRDQAAAMGALATGISGSGPTVFCVLKELGQAEKLKNWLTDNFIQNQDGFCHICKIDTQGARVTGTEL